AAAAATCAAACCCTCCCGCACGGTCTTCATGAGAATGCGTTCCAAAAAGCATTACAACTTCTTTATGATGTTTTGCTTTTATACTGTCTAATAAAGGCTGAAACTGCGTTTTATCCCATGGGGCATCAAACAAAACAACACCTTTATCTGTAACCAGATACATGGCATTGGCAGAAATCAATGTTCCTTTGTAATCATGAAATGTTTTATAAACATAAAAGTCACCTGTAAGATGACTTATTTGTAATGGCGAATTCTTAGATTGTCCAAAAGTATTTGAAAAAATCACTAAGAATAAAACTATCGAAGCTAATTTTCGCATTTATATTTTATTTAGTTTTTTACGCGTGTCCAGTATTGCGTTCTGCCCATTAACGAGATTCCAACATAACCACGAAGTTTCAACTTATCTGCAGAATCTAAAGTGATATAACATTTGTATTTTTTACCATTTGTCGGATCAAGAATAGTCCCGTCATTATATTCACTTCCGTCTTTTTTAAGACCATTAATAATAACCATTCCTAAAATTGGTTTATTTTTCTCTGCACCGCTACATTTAGTGCAAACATCTTTTTTGTGGCTCTCACGAAGTATCTCTACTACTTTACCATAAATTTTCCCAGACTTTTCATAAACCTCTACAATAGATTTTGCTTCACCTGTTTCATCATCTATTGTTTTCCATTTGCCAACAACACTTTGAGCCTGCATTGTCATAGCGAAGAAAAAAACACCAATAGTTAACATCCAATTTTTCATATTATTTATTTTTTTTTTGTTTTAATTTTCTGATAGTAGCATTCAGTTCGAACCCCAAAAGCAGAATCATACAGTTTATCCAAATGTAAAACATTAGAATTAATAATGTACCAATTGAACCATAAAGTTCGTTATATTTTGAAAATTTTATAACCCAAATCCCAAAAAAGAACGAAGATATAACAATTAATATCGTCGTAAAAACAGATCCAATACTTATAAATGGCACTTTATTATACTGCTTAGTGCCATAACGAAGTAATATTGAAGACGTTATCAAAATCATTAAAACAACAAACAAATATCGGCCCAAAATAATCAGCGGAATTCGGTCACTAAGCACATCCTGAATAATAGTCTTTTGAATAAACACCTCAAAAACCACAATTGTTGCCACAGTTACAAATAAAATAATAGTCATGACAAGTGAAATTGCCAACGCAACAAGATACTGATTTAGAAAACCACGCTTATCAAAAACATGTTTGGATGATTCAAAACCACTTAAAATTCCGTTAATACCATTTGCCATTAAAAAAATCGAAAGCAAAAATCCCGTTGACAGCAATCCTGAGTGACTATTATTTAAAATATCACTAATAATTTTACTTATCGCATCATATGTATTTGGAGGAACTCCCTGTTGCACAAACTGAAGAAAGTCATCCTGAAAATTATCTATCGGAATAAACGGAATCAAGTTTAAAATAAACAGTGCAAAAGGAAACAAAGCCATAAAAAAACTAAAAGAAACTGCGCTTGCATGATATGAAAATGCACCATCAATAATTCCGATAGTGTACATTTCGAGCAGATCATACAACGAAAAGCCTTCCAGCCAGGGCAATTTTATTCTCTTTAAAAGTCGGGCCAAAGAACGAACTACAGGTAGCTTCTCAATCCGGTCTTCTATCTCTTTAGACATATTTTTTTTGATTTTAGATTTCTGAGCTTAGATTTTAGATGAAGAATAAACTAAATAATTTTCAAACTCGCAACTTATAACTCACAATTCAAAACTTAATTAAAAAGCTTTCAGACTCAAATCCATATTATAAACAGAGTGCGTTAAAGCTCCGGACGATATATAATTAACACCGCAAAGTCCATATTCGCGAATAGTTTTTTCATTAATATTTCCAGAAGATTCTGTCTGGCACTTTTTACCAATTAAAGCCACTGCTTTTTTAGTATCTTCATAATTGAAGTTATCTATTAAAATTCTGTGAACACCATCGCTTAATAATATTTCACGAATTTCATCCAGATTTCTGGCTTCAACAATAATTTTTAAATCCAGATTATTAGCTTTTAGATATTCTTTGGTCTTTTTAATTGCCAATGTAATTCCGCCTGCAAAATCAATATGGTTATCTTTCAGCATGATCATATCGTAAAGAGCATAACGATGATTTTCTCCTCCTCCTATTTTTACTGCCCATTTTTCAGCCACTCTGAAATTTGGAGTCGTTTTTCGGGTATCTAATATTTTAGCTCCCGTTCCTTCTAACAATTGCATCAAATGACTTGTTTTTGTCGCAATTGCAGACATACGCTGCATGGTATTCAAAACCACTCTTTCTGACTTTAAGATAGATTGTGAACTGCCTGAAACTTCAAAAACCACATCACCATATTCTACATGCGTTCCATCTTCAATAAAAGTTTTTACTTTTAATTTAGGATCAACAAACTCAAATATCATCTTTGCCATTGCAACTCCCGCAATAATTCCCTGGTCTTTAACCAATAATCTAGCCTGACCGTGCGCTGTATCAGGAATACAGGCAAGCGAACTGTAATCGCCTGGTCCCACATCTTCTCTAATGGCATTACTGATTAAAAGTTGTAATTCTGCTTGAAATTGAGCTTCGGTTATCATTTTTCTATTTTTAATAATATGCTAAATTAGGATATATTTTATGGATTTGAAAATTTAGAGCATTTGAAAAAAGCTTAATTTTTTATTTAATTGCTGATACTAAAATGATTCCATTACAAACCAACCAAAAAAAACATATAATGTTATTTTAAAAACTTTTAAGGGATGCTACTTGATTCATTTTAAAATATTTTTATCAGAATAGCTATTAAAAAACATCAAAACCATTTTAACAGTGTGAACTATAAGGAATAAAGCTTCAAAATAGTTCCAAAAATTTTAATTCTATCTAATCAATTAAATTTTATTAAGATGAACAAATTTACACTCTTATTGTTTTTTGCTGCATTTTTCTATTCTTGTGATAAAGATGATAATTCTGCTCCTCAACCTTATACTCCGGGAGAACAACCAACAGCAAATTTACCCGCCTATCCCGTTCAACGGCAAAATAATTATCCTATAGTACTCGTACATGGAATGTGCGGCTGGGGAAGAGATGAAATGAACGGTTTTTATTATTGGGGTGGCAAAGGTGATATTCAGACTTATTTAAACACACAAGGTTACACAACTTATACCGCTTCGATGGGACCATTATCAAGTAATTGGGACCGGGCTGTCGAATTGTATTATAATATAGTGGGCGGCGTGGTCGATTATGGTGCCGTGCACGCTATGCGTCACGGACACAGTCGTTATGGCGAATCGTACCCGGGATTTTACCCAAAATGGAATGCTGCCAACAAGGTTCATTTTATAGGACATAGTATGGGAGGGCCAACTCCCAGATTATTAATTGAGTTACTTGAAAATGGTGATGAACAGGAAAAAGCCTATATCCCGGGACCACATGAAGCTCCAACTTCTGATTTATTTAAAGGCGGTAAAAACAACTGGGTGGCAAGTCACACAACCATTTCAGGTGTTCACGATGGAGCTCTGCCTGCAGATTTTGTAGGTTTTCATGATAACTTAATGAAAATGTTAATTGGCATGGGTGCGATAGGCGGAATTATACTTGAAGAAAACGCCGTTTATAATTTTGATCTGGGACAATGGGGGCTTCAAAGACAAGAAAACGAAAGCCCAAAAGCATACATGGAACGTGTTTTTGATAAAACAGCTGCAGATGATGGCTCTGCAGCCCGCTTTTGGCAATCACAGGATAATTGTGTTTATGATTTAAGTGTAAAAGCATCCCAAATGCAAAATTATTGGGCAAAAAGCTCTCATAATGTATACTATGCTTCTTATTCGTTTAATGATATGACAGAACAACCGGACGGAATCTGGACACCTTCGGATAACATGAATCCATTATTAAAGCCAGACGGAGTTGGTATAGGTAAAACTACTTTAAATTTACCGCTGGGTTATAATAAATGGAGGCCTTGCGATGGATTGGTAAGTGTACCTTCCGGTCAATACCCAATTGGACATGATTATATTTTGAGAGACACAATTCATAGAAAATTAGCTCCAAAAGGTGTTTGGGATGTACATCCCGTTATTCAGGGACAAGACCACATCAGCATCATTACACCAGACAATAAACAATCTTCAACAAATTGGTTAAATAAATTTTACTTAAAGATTGCTAAAGATCTTTCCTGTTTACCCATCTAGCTCATCTAAAAGCCGAAAAATCAAAGCATACAATATTGATTTTCGGCTTTTATTACTTACTTCCTCTCTGCCTCATCAATTTACATAACACTTTAAAAAATGCGCTGTTCTTTACAATAAATCTTAAATAAAATTCCTATTCTTAAAATAATTTGTTTACCAAAAATCGAAGAACATTAAATATCTTTGAGGTTCAATCAAACAAATTATGGCATTAATCAAAGATATTTACTCCGTTTCTTTCTACGAAAAATTTGGTCAGGCTGTCGCCGAAGTGCATCCAGCATTCAATAAACAAAAATTCATTGAAACAATTTATGAAGGTGATTTTGCACAGAAAGAATGGAAAGAACGGATGAAACACACTACTGTTGTTTTTCATCAATTTATGCCACAAAATTTTACCGAAGCTGTTGCTTTAATTGATAAAATCATCGAAAACCTAAAGAAAAACAATTTCGCAGAAAGCAATTTAGCTTTCATTTTCTTTGCTGATTATGTCGAAATGT
The sequence above is drawn from the Flavobacterium sp. N2038 genome and encodes:
- a CDS encoding YihY/virulence factor BrkB family protein, whose product is MSKEIEDRIEKLPVVRSLARLLKRIKLPWLEGFSLYDLLEMYTIGIIDGAFSYHASAVSFSFFMALFPFALFILNLIPFIPIDNFQDDFLQFVQQGVPPNTYDAISKIISDILNNSHSGLLSTGFLLSIFLMANGINGILSGFESSKHVFDKRGFLNQYLVALAISLVMTIILFVTVATIVVFEVFIQKTIIQDVLSDRIPLIILGRYLFVVLMILITSSILLRYGTKQYNKVPFISIGSVFTTILIVISSFFFGIWVIKFSKYNELYGSIGTLLILMFYIWINCMILLLGFELNATIRKLKQKKNK
- the nadC gene encoding carboxylating nicotinate-nucleotide diphosphorylase; translation: MITEAQFQAELQLLISNAIREDVGPGDYSSLACIPDTAHGQARLLVKDQGIIAGVAMAKMIFEFVDPKLKVKTFIEDGTHVEYGDVVFEVSGSSQSILKSERVVLNTMQRMSAIATKTSHLMQLLEGTGAKILDTRKTTPNFRVAEKWAVKIGGGENHRYALYDMIMLKDNHIDFAGGITLAIKKTKEYLKANNLDLKIIVEARNLDEIREILLSDGVHRILIDNFNYEDTKKAVALIGKKCQTESSGNINEKTIREYGLCGVNYISSGALTHSVYNMDLSLKAF
- a CDS encoding esterase/lipase family protein gives rise to the protein MNKFTLLLFFAAFFYSCDKDDNSAPQPYTPGEQPTANLPAYPVQRQNNYPIVLVHGMCGWGRDEMNGFYYWGGKGDIQTYLNTQGYTTYTASMGPLSSNWDRAVELYYNIVGGVVDYGAVHAMRHGHSRYGESYPGFYPKWNAANKVHFIGHSMGGPTPRLLIELLENGDEQEKAYIPGPHEAPTSDLFKGGKNNWVASHTTISGVHDGALPADFVGFHDNLMKMLIGMGAIGGIILEENAVYNFDLGQWGLQRQENESPKAYMERVFDKTAADDGSAARFWQSQDNCVYDLSVKASQMQNYWAKSSHNVYYASYSFNDMTEQPDGIWTPSDNMNPLLKPDGVGIGKTTLNLPLGYNKWRPCDGLVSVPSGQYPIGHDYILRDTIHRKLAPKGVWDVHPVIQGQDHISIITPDNKQSSTNWLNKFYLKIAKDLSCLPI
- a CDS encoding DUF2147 domain-containing protein, translating into MKNWMLTIGVFFFAMTMQAQSVVGKWKTIDDETGEAKSIVEVYEKSGKIYGKVVEILRESHKKDVCTKCSGAEKNKPILGMVIINGLKKDGSEYNDGTILDPTNGKKYKCYITLDSADKLKLRGYVGISLMGRTQYWTRVKN